In the genome of Candidatus Saccharibacteria bacterium, one region contains:
- the cysS gene encoding cysteine--tRNA ligase, giving the protein KKLRLKNSLGNTYQDFEPIDPSEVRYYHCGPTPYDYAHIGNFRSFLFADILIRTLKLAGYKATSVINITDIDDKLIAKAKSELDDQASDSDILIRVKQIARYYASIFFEDLEKLNISKSSFSQIVWATEHIAKMQTMILDLVEQKLAYPGTDGIYFDIRAYIQQGHRYGQLVDLDLSNLEINVIEDEYDKEDVADFALWKFQVDNQPAWDFVLGNGINLRGRPGWHIECSAMSTEYLGDYFDLHTGGEDLKFPHHENEIAQCQGKQAKYYLHNAMLMVEGHKMSKSLGNIVKLADLEDPLAFRYQVLSTHYSSIMDFSENAHQASIQALHNFRIKYSKVLYANKELVNKPSCAISAVLDAGIVEKFYQDFSEAMYDDLATPRALASLAKLIKTDSLDPVLLKAIAWADQLLGLDLTIDYQAFNEQEIRLIDKRNNSRLKANYQTSDQLKDDLSSNHNIDSIDLSSELSLYYRKVVL; this is encoded by the coding sequence GAAGAAGCTCAGATTAAAAAATAGTTTAGGTAATACCTACCAAGACTTTGAACCAATTGACCCAAGCGAGGTTCGTTATTACCACTGTGGTCCAACTCCCTATGATTATGCTCATATTGGTAACTTCCGGAGTTTTTTATTTGCTGATATCTTAATCAGAACCTTGAAGCTTGCGGGGTACAAGGCTACTAGTGTGATTAATATTACAGATATTGATGATAAGCTAATAGCAAAAGCAAAATCTGAATTAGATGATCAGGCTAGTGATTCGGATATCCTGATTAGGGTTAAGCAAATTGCTAGATATTATGCAAGTATCTTTTTTGAAGATTTAGAAAAACTAAATATCAGTAAGTCCAGCTTTAGCCAAATTGTCTGGGCTACCGAACATATTGCCAAAATGCAAACCATGATCTTGGATCTAGTAGAGCAGAAGCTAGCATACCCTGGCACTGATGGAATATACTTTGATATTCGCGCTTATATTCAACAGGGACACAGGTATGGGCAACTTGTTGACTTAGATCTATCAAATCTAGAGATAAATGTGATAGAAGATGAGTATGATAAGGAGGATGTTGCTGATTTTGCGTTATGGAAATTTCAAGTAGACAATCAGCCTGCTTGGGATTTCGTTTTAGGAAATGGAATTAATCTTCGAGGACGTCCCGGATGGCATATTGAATGTTCGGCAATGAGCACTGAATACCTAGGAGATTATTTTGATTTACACACTGGTGGGGAGGATCTCAAGTTTCCTCATCACGAGAATGAAATAGCCCAGTGTCAAGGTAAACAGGCTAAGTATTATTTGCATAATGCAATGTTGATGGTTGAAGGTCACAAGATGAGTAAAAGTCTTGGCAATATTGTCAAGCTTGCAGATCTGGAAGATCCTTTGGCTTTTCGTTACCAGGTACTTAGTACGCACTATAGCTCGATTATGGATTTTAGTGAGAATGCTCATCAAGCTTCGATTCAAGCACTTCATAATTTTCGGATTAAATATAGCAAGGTTCTATATGCCAATAAAGAGCTGGTCAACAAGCCTTCTTGTGCTATTAGTGCAGTATTAGATGCTGGTATTGTAGAGAAATTTTATCAAGATTTTAGTGAAGCAATGTATGATGATCTTGCTACTCCTAGAGCTTTGGCTAGCTTAGCAAAATTAATCAAAACAGATAGTCTAGATCCTGTACTATTAAAAGCAATTGCCTGGGCGGATCAATTGCTCGGTTTAGATCTGACAATTGACTATCAAGCATTTAACGAGCAAGAGATTAGATTGATTGATAAACGTAATAATTCTAGACTCAAGGCAAATTATCAAACTTCTGATCAGCTCAAAGATGATTTATCTAGTAATCATAATATTGATTCAATTGATCTGAGTTCTGAGTTAAGTCTTTATTATCGTAAGGTAGTTTTATGA